AAGCCAGATGCAAGAAGCTAAATGGATGATTAAAAACATCCAGCAACGCTTTTCGACGATTTTGCGCGTCTCCCAGGCCATTGTAGACCGCCAGCGTAACTTTTTTGAACATGGTGAAATTGCCATGCGGCCATTGGTGTTGCGTGAAATCGCAGAAGAGCTAGATTTACATGAAAGTACCGTTTCAAGAGTCACCACACATAAGTACATGCTCACACCGCGTGGCGTATTCGAGCTTAAGTATTTCTTTGGTAGCTCGGTAGCTACCGACGCCGGTGGCTCATGTTCGGCCACAGCCATTCGTGCACTGATTAAGCAAATGGTGGCCGAGGAAAATGTGAAAAAGCCGTTGTCTGACAATCAAATCACTGACACGCTTGCGCAGCAGGGCATAGTGGTTGCCCGCCGTACTATTGCCAAATATCGCGAGTCGCTGAATATTCCGCCGGCTAATCTGCGCAAGTCCCTGTAAAAAAAGCCGCAAATGCGGCTTTTTTTTAATTGCATAGCGACATTTATTGAATGGTGATTTTAGCGAATTTGCGTTTGCCTACTTGCGCAACCACGGTCACGCCTGCTGCCAATTGCAAGGCTTTATCCTCAATTTTCACACTATCCAGCTTCACGCCGCCTTGCTGAATGGCACGCATGGCTTCACTGGTGCTTTCTACTAAATTGGCCAGTTTGAGCAACTGCGCAATACCTATCGTCTCACCATCAATGGTGACAGTCACTTCGGGCACATCCTCTGGGATACCACCTTTGGCCCGCGTCTGAAAATCTTGCAACGCCTTCTCAGCGGCAGCTTGACCGTGAAAACGCGCCACAATTTCTTGCGCAAAACCCACTTTAATATTGCGTGGATTTTCACCCGCCGCCACTTGCGCTTTCCAAGTGGCGATCGTTTCTAGGCTGGCAAAAGACAATAAATCGATATAACGCCACATCAATACATCAGAAATAGACATGATCTTGGCAAAAATGGCTTCAGGTGCTTCATTGATGCCGATGTAGTTGCCAAGTGACTTGGACATTTTATTCACGCCATCCAAGCCTTCTAGCAAAGGCATCATCAGCACACATTGCTGAGATTGTCCCGCTTGTTTTTGCAACTCGCGCCCCATCAGCAGGTTAAATTTTTGATCGGTACCGCCGAGCTCTAAATCGGCCTGCAATGCGACCGAATCATAGCCTTGCAGCAAGGGATACAAAAACTCATGGATAGCGATCGGCTGATTGCCTTTAAAACGCTTGGAAAAGTCATCGCGCTCAAGCATGCGTGCAACGGTATGGCTGGCTGCCAACTTGATCATGCCCGCGGCGCCAAGTTCGCTTAACCATTGCGAATTAAACACAATTTCGGTTTTGGCGGGGTCGAGAATTTTAAACACTTGCGCCGAATACGTGTCAGCATTCGCCTTGACTTGTTCGACGGTGAGCGGCGGCCGCGTTGTGCTTTTGCCGGTCGGGTCACCGATCATGCCAGTAAAATCACCAATCAAAAACAACACCTGATGTCCCAGATCTTGCAACTGGCGCAGCTTATTAATCAGCACGGTATGTCCCAAATGTAAGTCTGGAGCAGTCGGGTCAAAACCAGCTTTCACGCGTAACGGTTTGCCCGTTTTCAATTTTTCGATCAGCTCTTGCTCGATCAGCAACTCATCGGCACCGCGCTTAATAATGGCTAGTGCGTCTGCAATCGCTGGACTTAAGGCGTCGGTCGCTACCGAGGCTGGTGTTACGTCTGTCATAAAGGCTCTTTTTTCAGTGCACGCGACGCATACACTTGATCACAAATCTAAAACAACTATTTTAACGTAATCCCATGCATTTCTGTAAGCCAAGCATGAGCAGTGTTACACTTATATCTTATGAATTTTTCAGCACCACCCGCACAAGCGCGCCTTTTTATTGGACTGATGTCGGGCACCAGTCTGGATGGCGTAGATGCTGTGGTGGTAGAACAGCACGCTGAACGTCTGACGCAACTGGGCCAGTTTTTCTTGCCCTACCCCGCAGAGATGCGTCAGGCCTTACTCGCTTTGCACACGCCCTCACCCAACGAATTGCACACAGCCGCCCTGATTTCTAACCGTTTGGCGGACTTGTATGCAACGGCTGTACAAGGGTTATTAACCGCCGCTGCATTGCCCCCTAGCGCCATCACAGCCATTGGCTGCCATGGTCAAACCATCCGACATTGCCCTGAATTAGGCCCTGAACAGGCCTACACCATGCAACTGGGCAACCACGCACGCTTAGCTGAGCGCACAGATATTACCGTTGTCGGCGACTTCCGTAGCCGCGACATCGCTGCGGGCGGTCAGGGCGCCCCGCTGGTGCCGGCTTTTCACCAAGCCCTGTTCGCTACCAACGACAAACACCGCGTCTTAATCAACATCGGTGGCATTGCCAACCTAACAGATTTACCAGCCAATGGCCGTGTGATTGGCTTTGATTCAGGCCCTGGCAACTTATTAATGGATGCGTGGACCATGCAACATACAGGGCAAACCTATGATGCAGGCGGCGCCTGGGCCAATGGGGGATGCGTCAACCAACCCCTGCTAGATGCCATGCTGACCGAGCCCTATTTTGCGTATGGCATCCCAAAGAGTACCGGACGCGATTTATTTAATCAGGCTTGGCTCGACAAGCATCTGCTCGCGCATGCCGAGACAGCGCAAAATATCGCCCGCACCTTGCTCGAATTAACCGCTGTGTCCATTGCGCAAGCCTTAAAACAATATTGCAGCGCTGCAGACGAGATATATGTGTGCGGAGGTGGCGCGCACAACACTGCATTGATGGATCGGCTGCAATCACTCGCGGGCCTGCCGGTGCGTCACACCGATGATTTAGGCATTGGGGTAGACTGGGTCGAGGCAGTGGCCTTTGCTTGGCTGGCACAACGCTGCATTGATGGACTCTCCAGCAACTTACCCAGCGTGACCGGTGCCGCGGGGCAACGCGTACTGGGTGCGATTTATCCACGTTAAATCGTAAAACACCCTAAAGCAGTGCAAATGCACTGCGATGATGATTTAAACTGGTGCAGGTTGACCGTGTAATTTTTAACTTTTATGGGCTGGTTGCTGCGCAAGCCACCCTATTCAAAAACGATTGCGTATAATTTATACAACCTTGATTAAAAATAGAGCACGTTATGGCTACTAAAGCGACCATCACATTTGACAATGACCACAGCACCGCGATTGAACTGCCGGTATTAAAAGGCAGCCTCGGCACCGATGTTGTCGATATCCGAAACTTGGGTAAGCATGGTTATTTCACCTTTGACCCTGGCTTCATGTCCACGGCCTCCTGCAACTCCGGCATCACCTTTATTGATGGCGAACAAGGTTTGTTGTATTACCGCGGTTACCCGATTGAACAACTGGCAGAAAACTGTAATTTTCTAGAGGTCTCACACCTGCTACTGAACGGTGAACTCCCCGACCTGCAACAACGTGAAGACTTTGTGCACACCATTCGGCAGCACACCATGTTGCACGACCAGATGAGCAATGTGTTTCGAGGTTTCCGGCGTGATGCGCATCCGATGGCGGTGATGATTGCTGTGGTCGGCGCCATGGCCGCTTTTTATCCCGACAACAACAACGTGTCAGACCCTGAGTCACGCAGGGTCGCCGCGATGCGCTTGCTGGCCAAAGTCCCCACCATTGCTGCATGGAGCTATAAATACAATGTGGGCGAGCCCTTCATGTATCCCAAAAACCAGTTGGGCTATGCCGAAAACTTTATGCACATGATGTTTGCTACGCCTTGCGAAGACTATGTGCCAAATCCGATACTGGCCCGTGCGTTCGAGCGCATTCTCATTTTGCATGCGGACCATGAACAAAATGCGTCAACTTCCACCGTCCGCTTGGTCGGTTCAAGTGGCGCCAACCCATTTGCCTGTATTGCCGCGGGCATTGCGTCCTTGTGGGGCCCATCCCATGGGGGCGCCAATGAAGCCACACTCAACATGCTGGAAGAAATCGGCGATGTCAGCCGCATTGGTGAATTCATCAAGCGCGCCAAGGACAAAACAGACAGTTTCCGCTTGATGGGCTTTGGCCACCGCGTCTACCGTAATATGGACCCACGCGCATCTATCATGCGCAAAACCTGCCATGAAGTGCTCAATGAGCTTGGCTTACATGATGACCCAATGTTTAAATTGGCGATGGAGCTTGAAAAAATTGCGCTCGAAGATGAATACTTTGTCTCTCGCAAACTGTATCCAAATGTTGATTTTTACAGTGGTATCGTCATGCGCGCGATGGGCATTCCTAACTCGATGTTCACCGCTATTTTTGCGCTTGCGCGCACCGCTGGCTGGATTTCGCAATGGAGTGAAATGAATGCTGACCCGGACCAAAAAATTGGCCGTCCACGCCAGCTATATGTCGGCTCAGCACGCAGAGAGTTTGTGCCTCTGCACCAACGCTAGGCCGCTGGCAATTCAAGGCTCACAGACCCCCGGCATCATTCAATGTCGGGGCTTTTGTTTGCATACCTTTGCTAAATCTGTAATGCATACACAGGACACATGCAGCGCGTGACAATCACCAAAATAAAAAGCCAAGCTGACGCTTGGCTTTTTTGATTCAAGCACGATTGCAGGGCTAAGTTACACCGAGAATGAGCTGCCGCAACCACAAGTAGTGGTTGCATTCGGATTGCGAATCACAAACTGCGACCCTTGCAAACTGTCTGTGTAATCGATTTCTGCACCAGCAAGATATTGCAAGCTCATCGGATCAATCAGCAAAGTCACGCCGTCTTTATCCACTTGCGTATCATCGTCATTTACTTCTTCTTCAAAGGTAAATCCGTATTGGAAGCCAGAGCAGCCACCGCCACTCACGAACACGCGCAGCTTCAGATCAGGCGAGCCTTCTTCATCAATGAGTTCTTTCACCTTTTTGGCGGCGTTGTCGGTAAATACCAATGGTACGGGCATTTCAAGGGTAGCTTCTGCGGTCATCATAGACTCCTGTCAAATTCTCAATAACAATATGGCGACGAAATCGTCAATTTCAAGTCGCTTCGGGCACAACAGCGTCAGACTGTTCACCAAGATAAATCAATTTTCCTTCAATCACGGCGCCAGTGTGCATTTCTAGCGACTTGTAATACAAGTCACCCACAATCCGCGCTTTACTTTGCAATTCAATAAACACCGAAGATCTGACCGGGCCGCGTATCATACCGTTTAATACAATTTTAGAAGCTTCAACTGCGCCTGTCACTGCCCCGTTTTCACTAATAATCAGCGTGCTTGGGTGTTCGCGTTTTTCAATCACATTGCCGGCAATCAAACCATCAATCCTCAAGCCACCCGCAAATTGCATATTGCCGTTAATTTGTGTCTCATGGCCGATCAGGGTATCAATGTGACTATCGATTTGAACGCTTTTTTTGAAAAACATGCTACTTCCTGTTCCAAATTAACTTTAATGGCGCCATCTGATCGACAACGTCATCGGTTGCACTGCCTTAACGCTTGGTCATATTTTTGTAAAACACCAATTCTTCTTTGAGCTTGATGTTTTCATCTTGCTGCGCCGTGAGCGTCTTGGCCAAGTTATTACTGGTGGCTAGCTCCACTTGTAACTCACGCTGCGAAGCAATGAGTTTTTTCTGTAACTCGATGTTTTCAGTGGTCATTTGCCGCAAGCGTTGGCGTACGGTCTCACCATCATCATCATGCAAAACCCAATAAGCCAATGCAAAACCAATCATGAGATACGTGACTGCCAACATGCTTTGAAAATACCAAGGACGATGGGAACGAACCGCAACCTGCTTGGCTGTCAGACCAAAATGATTCCGCAGTCTTCTTCGTATCGGTCGTATCATTATGGCAATAAAGGCAACACTTGCAACCCAGCATCCGGTGCCAGATTAAACATGAGATTCATATTCTGCACTGCTTGGCCAGATGCCCCTTTCACCAGGTTATCTTGTACCACAATGATTGTGACATAATCTGCAGCTTGTGGGTATATCGCTAGACGCAGAACATTAGCCCCCCGCACTGACCGGGTTTCAGGTAGCGCACCAGCGGGCATCACATCCACAAATACCGCCTCTGCATAACGCTGCTCGTACAACTGCTGCAAGCGCTGTTGCTGACCTTTTGCATTCAGCTTCACATGCAAAGTGGTGAGCATGCCGCGAATCATGGGGATCAAATGCGGCACGAATATCAAATTGACCGCGTCGTTGGCAGACAGTTTCTTTAACTGGGCCAGAATTTCCGGATGATGCCGGTGACCAGCCACCCCATACGCTTTTAGATTATCACTAGACTCAGAGAACAAGGTGCCGACTTCGGCTTTTCTGCCTGCGCCTGACACGCCTGATTTTGCATCTGCAATAATGGGCACTGAGAAATCAATGAAGCCTTGCTCGAGCAAAGGGGCGAGTCCCAATAAAACCGTGGTTGGATAACAACCGGGGTTGCCAATCACTTGTGCTTGTTGCACATCGGCGGCATACAACTCAGGTAATCCATAGACCGCACGTTTTAACACATCGGTGCAGCTATGCGGCAACTTATACCATTTTTCAAATTCTGCAGCATCTTGCAATCGAAAATCGGCGGCCAAATCAATGACTTTCACACCGGCGGCAATCAGTGACGGGGCTTGCGCCATGGCCACGCCATGCGGTGTGGCAAAAAACACCACGTCACATTGCGTCAAATCGACAGTGGTGGGATCACTGAAGCAAAGATCCACTACACCGCGTAAGCTGGGGAACATATCAGCCACTGGCAATCCTGCTTCACCTCTTGAGGTAATCACTTGTAATTGCGCATTGGGATGCCTTGCCAATAAACGCAGTAATTCAACACCGGTGTAGCCTGTGCCCCCTACAATGCCAACTTTGATTTTTTCCATAGCTTCAAACCAGACACGCGATCAGCGATGATCAATCTCTAAAAAGTAAAACAATATAAATGAAAAAGGCCGCCAATGCGACCTTTTTGCACAACAGGTTTGTAACAAACGTTTGAATTAACGTTTGGAGAACTGTTTCCGACGACGCGCTTTACGCAAGCCGACTTTCTTACGTTCAACTTCACGTGCATCACGTGTTACGAAACCAGCGTGAGACAATGCGCTTTTCAGCGCTGCATCGTAATCGATCAGTGCACGCGTGATACCGTGACGAACAGCACCCGCTTGACCGGATTCACCACCACCATGCACGTTGACCATAATGTCAAAACTTGCAGTGTTGTTTGTTAATTCCAGAGGCTGACGCAAAATCATGCGAGAAGTCTCGCGTGAAAAATATGTGTCAACTGGCTTGTCGTTGACAACGATGTTGCCACTGCCAGACTTCAGGAACACACGTGCCACTGAACTTTTGCGGCGGCCTGTGCCGTAGTTGTATTTACCGATCATGTTTTATCCTAATCGTCTTAAATTAGATGGTTAATGGTTGCGGTTGTTGCGCAATGTGCTCATGCTTGTCGCCCGCATACACTTTCATTTTTTTGATCATGGCATAGCCCAAAGGACCTTTTGGCAACATGCCTTTCACAGCTTTCTCTAAAGCGCGGCCTGGAAAGCGGTCTTGCATTTTTGAGAAGTTGGTGGTTGTAATACCACCTGGGTAACCGGAGTGGCGGTGATACAACTTGTCACCTGCTTTGTTACCAGTTACTTTAATTTTGTCTGCATTGATCACAACAATGTAATCACCGGTATCTACGTGTGGCGTGTAAATAGCTTTGTGCTTACCACGCAGACGGTGTGCGATTGCGCTGGCCAAACGACCTAACACCAAGTCTGTGGCGTCAATCACGAACCAGTCATGTTGTACTTCATGCGATTTTGCTGAAAAAGTTTTCATTTTATAACTACCAAGTTATAGCGTATAAATTAAGAGGGCGGATTATATGCCAGCATGAGAAACCTTGTCAACGATATCTTCTAAAATAATCGGAACCCGTTGATTAGAGCTGGCGATGAGTGCTGGCTTGCGGCTTTTTGCCATCAATTATGCAAATTACCTGACTTAAAACATGCTTTTATTGCAATTGACCCTTGATTTTTCAGGGATAATTGCAATCCAATGCTATATTAGCGCAAGTTTGTATTTTTTGCACACAATGGTTGTTTAGGTAGTTAGTTTATTATCTAGACAATTACTTATTAATAGTGGCGATACCACCAAAATTATTTAGATGCTTTTAGGGCTATACAAGATTAAACATACCGTTTTATTTGCCGCCTCTGAGGTGCGATGGCTGTTTGCTTTTGTACTCTTTGCGTTGATAGGCCAGCTACAAGCAGCCACATTCGGTGAACTGGCAATTGCTTCCCCACCGGGACAGCCGCTGTTGGCGCAGGTGTCGCTCAATCAAGTGTTGCCTGACACAGATGTCAGCTGTTTCAGTTTAAGCCAGTCACCGGCGGCTGACCCTGATGCTGCGCATGTGCATTTAGAATACACCACGCTGAGCAGCCAACAAGGGGCTTTGCTGCTGTGGACAGATCTCGCGATTACCAAGCCAATCACCGTCACCCTGATTGACCGCTGCCAACATTCGCGCCACGTTTTCACCATTCAACCTGACAACACTACCACGGTTGTGAATACACTTGCCGCCGTCAAACCAGTCGTCGAAGTCGCTAGCCCACCGCTAGAGACTACAGAACCGCCTGCCGCGCCTGCGATCCCTGTAGAGGCTTATACTGCATTACAAAC
This Methylophilus medardicus DNA region includes the following protein-coding sequences:
- the rpsI gene encoding 30S ribosomal protein S9, with the translated sequence MIGKYNYGTGRRKSSVARVFLKSGSGNIVVNDKPVDTYFSRETSRMILRQPLELTNNTASFDIMVNVHGGGESGQAGAVRHGITRALIDYDAALKSALSHAGFVTRDAREVERKKVGLRKARRRKQFSKR
- the erpA gene encoding iron-sulfur cluster insertion protein ErpA; its protein translation is MTAEATLEMPVPLVFTDNAAKKVKELIDEEGSPDLKLRVFVSGGGCSGFQYGFTFEEEVNDDDTQVDKDGVTLLIDPMSLQYLAGAEIDYTDSLQGSQFVIRNPNATTTCGCGSSFSV
- the argC gene encoding N-acetyl-gamma-glutamyl-phosphate reductase; translation: MEKIKVGIVGGTGYTGVELLRLLARHPNAQLQVITSRGEAGLPVADMFPSLRGVVDLCFSDPTTVDLTQCDVVFFATPHGVAMAQAPSLIAAGVKVIDLAADFRLQDAAEFEKWYKLPHSCTDVLKRAVYGLPELYAADVQQAQVIGNPGCYPTTVLLGLAPLLEQGFIDFSVPIIADAKSGVSGAGRKAEVGTLFSESSDNLKAYGVAGHRHHPEILAQLKKLSANDAVNLIFVPHLIPMIRGMLTTLHVKLNAKGQQQRLQQLYEQRYAEAVFVDVMPAGALPETRSVRGANVLRLAIYPQAADYVTIIVVQDNLVKGASGQAVQNMNLMFNLAPDAGLQVLPLLP
- a CDS encoding bactofilin family protein, with the translated sequence MFFKKSVQIDSHIDTLIGHETQINGNMQFAGGLRIDGLIAGNVIEKREHPSTLIISENGAVTGAVEASKIVLNGMIRGPVRSSVFIELQSKARIVGDLYYKSLEMHTGAVIEGKLIYLGEQSDAVVPEAT
- the tyrS gene encoding tyrosine--tRNA ligase; translation: MTDVTPASVATDALSPAIADALAIIKRGADELLIEQELIEKLKTGKPLRVKAGFDPTAPDLHLGHTVLINKLRQLQDLGHQVLFLIGDFTGMIGDPTGKSTTRPPLTVEQVKANADTYSAQVFKILDPAKTEIVFNSQWLSELGAAGMIKLAASHTVARMLERDDFSKRFKGNQPIAIHEFLYPLLQGYDSVALQADLELGGTDQKFNLLMGRELQKQAGQSQQCVLMMPLLEGLDGVNKMSKSLGNYIGINEAPEAIFAKIMSISDVLMWRYIDLLSFASLETIATWKAQVAAGENPRNIKVGFAQEIVARFHGQAAAEKALQDFQTRAKGGIPEDVPEVTVTIDGETIGIAQLLKLANLVESTSEAMRAIQQGGVKLDSVKIEDKALQLAAGVTVVAQVGKRKFAKITIQ
- a CDS encoding anhydro-N-acetylmuramic acid kinase; this encodes MNFSAPPAQARLFIGLMSGTSLDGVDAVVVEQHAERLTQLGQFFLPYPAEMRQALLALHTPSPNELHTAALISNRLADLYATAVQGLLTAAALPPSAITAIGCHGQTIRHCPELGPEQAYTMQLGNHARLAERTDITVVGDFRSRDIAAGGQGAPLVPAFHQALFATNDKHRVLINIGGIANLTDLPANGRVIGFDSGPGNLLMDAWTMQHTGQTYDAGGAWANGGCVNQPLLDAMLTEPYFAYGIPKSTGRDLFNQAWLDKHLLAHAETAQNIARTLLELTAVSIAQALKQYCSAADEIYVCGGGAHNTALMDRLQSLAGLPVRHTDDLGIGVDWVEAVAFAWLAQRCIDGLSSNLPSVTGAAGQRVLGAIYPR
- the gltA gene encoding citrate synthase; protein product: MATKATITFDNDHSTAIELPVLKGSLGTDVVDIRNLGKHGYFTFDPGFMSTASCNSGITFIDGEQGLLYYRGYPIEQLAENCNFLEVSHLLLNGELPDLQQREDFVHTIRQHTMLHDQMSNVFRGFRRDAHPMAVMIAVVGAMAAFYPDNNNVSDPESRRVAAMRLLAKVPTIAAWSYKYNVGEPFMYPKNQLGYAENFMHMMFATPCEDYVPNPILARAFERILILHADHEQNASTSTVRLVGSSGANPFACIAAGIASLWGPSHGGANEATLNMLEEIGDVSRIGEFIKRAKDKTDSFRLMGFGHRVYRNMDPRASIMRKTCHEVLNELGLHDDPMFKLAMELEKIALEDEYFVSRKLYPNVDFYSGIVMRAMGIPNSMFTAIFALARTAGWISQWSEMNADPDQKIGRPRQLYVGSARREFVPLHQR
- the rplM gene encoding 50S ribosomal protein L13 produces the protein MKTFSAKSHEVQHDWFVIDATDLVLGRLASAIAHRLRGKHKAIYTPHVDTGDYIVVINADKIKVTGNKAGDKLYHRHSGYPGGITTTNFSKMQDRFPGRALEKAVKGMLPKGPLGYAMIKKMKVYAGDKHEHIAQQPQPLTI